The following proteins are encoded in a genomic region of Cryptomeria japonica chromosome 11, Sugi_1.0, whole genome shotgun sequence:
- the LOC131075210 gene encoding SEC1 family transport protein SLY1, which yields MALSLRQKQTKCIVRMLNLNEGVRSGGTADEEVYKVLILDTFCRDILSPLIRVKDLRKHGITLYFTIDKERQRIPDVPAVYFVEATAANIERIIMDTSRAVYDIFHLNFASSVPRPLLEQLAAGVLRSDCVNRVARVYDQYLNFISLENGMFSLGHNSSYVQLNDPKAQEVDIEGVVEGMVNGVFSVLATLGVVPIIRCARGGPAEMVASKLDSRLRDHLISRNNLFTEGNLVSSSSFQRPLLCIFDRNFELSAAVQHDWSYRPLVHDVLGMKLNRVTVQGDGKGKKSYELDDSDSFWVVNASAPFPKVAEEVETQLGKYKQDVEEVNRRTGGKVDVDFDGHELIGNTKHLMNAVNSLPELTERKKIIDKHTNIATALLGEIKERSLDSYCTMEDDMLAKGSMDRNGLIAILKGKGTKMDKLRLAIIYLLASETTVPSDVEAIESALKESEVDLSAFQYVKKIKSLTISLASSSAGSKNNIVDWAEKLYGQSLSAVTAGMKSLLSGGRQLAMTRTVEALMEARPNPDIENYLLFDPRAPKSSSGAGNHSKGPFKEAIVFMVGGGNYIEYGSLQELAQRQQPVKNIIYGTTEVLTGLEFVEQLSVLGQKMGLGGVAPSQ from the exons ATGGCGCTTTCTCTTCGACAAAAGCAAACGA AGTGCATAGTGCGGATGCTGAACTTGAATGAGGGTGTGAGGAGTGGAGGCACTGCGGATGAGGAAGTCTATAAAGTGCTGATCCTTGACACTTTCTGCCGAGACATCCTGTCACCACTCATTCGTGTCAAGGACCTCCGAAAGCATGGCATTACCTTATATTTCACAATTGACAAAGAAAGGCAGAGAATTCCTGATGTTCCAGCAGTGTATTTTGTGGAGGCGACAGCAGCAAACATAGAAAGGATAATCATGGATACATCTCGAGCTGTCTACGACATTTTTCACCTGAATTTTGCATCATCGGTGCCACGACCATTGTTGGAGCAGCTTGCTGCAGGTGTTCTGAGATCGGATTGTGTCAACAGAGTTGCCAGGGTATATGATCAGTATCTCAACTTTATCAGTCTTGAAAATGGGATGTTCTCTCTTGGTCACAATTCTAGCTATGTGCAATTAAATGATCCTAAGGCGCAGGAAGTTGACATAGAGGGTGTGGTAGAGGGTATGGTGAATGGTGTGTTCTCTGTGTTGGCCACGCTAGGTGTGGTGCCTATCATCCGCTGTGCGAGGGGAGGCCCTGCTGAAATGGTTGCATCTAAACTTGATTCTCGCTTGCGGGACCACCTTATTTCCAGAAACAATCTGTTTACCGAGGGAAATTTGGTCAGCAGCAGCTCATTTCAGAGGCCACTTTTGTGCATTTTTGACAGAAATTTTGAACTCTCTGCTGCTGTGCAGCATGACTGGAGTTACAGGCCACTGGTTCATGACGTGTTGGGCATGAAGCTCAACAGAGTAACTGTCCAGGGAGATGGTAAGGGTAAAAAATCGTATGAGTTAGATGATTCTGACAGTTTCTGGGTGGTAAATGCCTCTGCCCCTTTTCCTAAAGTTGCAGAAGAAGTAGAAACCCAACTCGGCAAATATAAACAAGATGTGGAGGAAGTTAATAGGAGGACTGGTGGGAAGGTGGATGTGGATTTTGATGGCCATGAATTAATAGGCAACACAAAGCATCTGATGAATGCAGTGAATTCTCTTCCAGAGCTTACAGAGAGGAAGAAGATTATTGATAAGCACACTAACATTGCAACTGCTTTGCTGGGTGAGATTAAGGAGAGGTCATTGGATTCTTATTGCACCATGGAGGATGACATGCTGGCAAAGGGTAGTATGGACAGAAATGGATTGATTGCTATTTTAAAAGGGAAAGGTACCAAGATGGATAAGCTACGACTTGCTATAATATATCTTCTTGCATCTGAAACTACAGTTCCATCTGATGTTGAAGCCATCGAATCAGCTCTAAAGGAATCAGAGGTGGACCTTTCAGCTTTTCAGTATGTGAAGAAGATAAAGTCCTTAACCATATCTCTAGCATCTTCAAGTGCTGGAAGCAAGAATAATATTGTTGATTGGGCCGAGAAATTATATGGACAGTCCCTTAGTGCAGTAACTGCGGGCATGAAGAGCCTTCTTTCAGGTGGTAGGCAGCTTGCGATGACAAGGACAGTAGAAGCACTGATGGAAGCAAGGCCTAATCCTGATATTGAGAATTATCTATTGTTTGATCCACGGGCCCCTAAATCAAGTTCTGGGGCTGGGAATCACTCAAAGGGCCCTTTCAAGGAGGCCATAGTGTTCATGGTAGGTGGAGGAAACTATATTGAGTATGGGAGTCTGCAAGAATTGGCACAGCGGCAACAGCCTGTAAAGAATATTATCTATGGGACAACAGAGGTTCTTACTGGGTTAGAATTTGTTGAACAATTGTCAGTGTTGGGACAAAAAATGGGACTGGGTGGAGTTGCACCATCACAGTAA